In Acidaminococcales bacterium, one genomic interval encodes:
- a CDS encoding restriction endonuclease subunit S → MSKLDALIKEHCPNGVKYATLGEIGTITRGSGLSKSDFTKSGIPCIHYGQIYTYYGTFATATKSFVSPELAARLKTVGKGDIIIAVTSENIEDVCKCVVWLGDTDIVTGGHTAIFKHSQNPKYVAYWFQTKAFFEQKRKIAHGTKVIEVTPKHLEGIKIPLPPLPVQRKIVEVLDNFTELAAELAAELAARKKQYEYYRNYLLTFNPDANTILTNKQRAKWVTLGEIGRVAMCKRIMKAETSSNGDVPFYKIGTFGKTPDAYISTETYERYKRDYSYPKKGDVLISAAGTIGRAVIFDGEPAYYQDSNIVWLEHDESKVLNKYLYYCYQLAPWHVSTGGTIARLYNDNITKASIPVPPLDEQERIVAILDRFDALANDIATGLPAEIAARKRQYEYYRDKLLAFKECA, encoded by the coding sequence ATGTCTAAACTCGACGCGCTGATCAAAGAACATTGCCCGAACGGGGTAAAGTATGCTACGCTTGGTGAAATCGGCACTATAACCAGAGGAAGCGGGCTATCCAAGAGTGATTTCACTAAATCTGGGATACCATGTATTCATTACGGGCAGATTTACACCTATTATGGTACTTTTGCAACTGCTACCAAGTCTTTCGTTTCGCCCGAACTGGCGGCGCGGTTGAAGACGGTCGGCAAGGGCGATATTATCATTGCTGTTACGAGCGAGAATATTGAAGATGTTTGCAAATGCGTAGTGTGGCTTGGTGACACGGATATTGTTACGGGCGGTCATACTGCCATCTTCAAACACAGTCAAAACCCGAAGTACGTTGCCTACTGGTTTCAAACCAAGGCGTTTTTTGAGCAGAAACGCAAAATCGCCCACGGCACAAAGGTGATTGAGGTTACGCCCAAGCATCTTGAGGGGATAAAAATCCCCCTCCCGCCGCTGCCCGTGCAGCGTAAAATTGTCGAGGTGCTCGACAATTTTACGGAGCTTGCAGCGGAGCTTGCAGCGGAGCTTGCAGCAAGAAAAAAACAATATGAATATTATCGAAATTACCTCTTGACATTCAACCCCGACGCGAACACAATCTTAACAAACAAACAACGGGCAAAGTGGGTAACGCTTGGAGAGATAGGACGGGTAGCGATGTGCAAACGGATAATGAAAGCTGAAACGTCATCCAATGGCGATGTGCCATTTTATAAAATCGGGACTTTTGGGAAAACGCCGGACGCGTATATATCTACCGAAACCTACGAGCGTTACAAGCGCGACTACTCGTACCCAAAGAAGGGCGATGTATTGATTTCAGCAGCAGGGACAATTGGCAGAGCGGTTATTTTTGACGGCGAGCCGGCCTACTATCAGGATTCAAACATCGTGTGGCTTGAACATGACGAAAGCAAAGTCCTGAACAAGTATCTGTATTACTGCTATCAGCTTGCGCCGTGGCACGTTTCAACAGGCGGGACGATTGCGCGTCTATATAACGACAACATTACAAAGGCGAGTATCCCCGTGCCGCCGCTTGACGAGCAGGAGCGCATAGTCGCAATCCTTGACCGCTTTGACGCCCTTGCAAACGACATCGCCACAGGGCTTCCCGCCGAAATCGCGGCGCGCAAGCGGCAGTACGAATATTACCGCGACAAACTATTGGCCTTTAAGGAGTGCGCTTGA